The proteins below are encoded in one region of Caballeronia sp. SL2Y3:
- a CDS encoding FAD-binding oxidoreductase: MGPPTERIAEDVAIPERVDVVVVGGGVIGISTARFLAEKGLSVAVCEKGHVAGEQSSRNWGWCRATHRDLRELELSLESLKLWRRMDADLGIDSGYRECGILYAADDADALADHEAWLARAVAKVGRGALDSRIVSPEETAALMPGAARRFAGGIYTPSDGRAEPQRAVPAMAAALRERGVKIAMPCAVRGVETSGGAVSGVVTEHGRIRCDSVVIAGGAWTRLFAGNLGVDVPQLMVRSSVVRTAPLRGGPEVSACNQSVGYRKRLDGGYSIANAFRSYSDITPDSFRLFGKFLPALKSQLGSIKLGFNGRFFEELRRPRRWPLDRETVFERVRTLDPAPVEAFNETALVEFRSIFPSLANVTVEQSWAGYIDVTPDAVPVISGVERVPGLFIGTGFSGHGFGIGPGAGKLMADIVANDAPLLDPHAFRLSRFFDGSKIEIDGGF, from the coding sequence ATGGGACCGCCGACCGAACGCATTGCCGAAGATGTTGCGATTCCCGAGCGCGTCGATGTGGTCGTCGTGGGCGGCGGCGTGATCGGCATCAGCACCGCGCGCTTTCTCGCAGAGAAAGGGCTTTCGGTCGCGGTGTGCGAGAAAGGCCACGTCGCGGGCGAGCAGTCGAGCCGCAACTGGGGCTGGTGCCGCGCGACGCACCGCGACTTGCGGGAGCTCGAACTCAGCCTCGAAAGCCTGAAGCTGTGGCGTCGCATGGACGCGGATCTGGGCATCGACAGCGGCTATCGCGAATGCGGCATTTTGTATGCCGCCGATGATGCCGACGCCCTCGCCGACCATGAAGCGTGGCTCGCGCGCGCCGTCGCGAAGGTCGGACGCGGCGCGCTCGATTCGCGCATCGTGTCGCCCGAAGAAACCGCCGCGCTCATGCCGGGCGCGGCGCGGCGCTTCGCAGGCGGCATCTACACGCCGAGCGACGGCCGCGCCGAACCGCAACGCGCCGTGCCCGCCATGGCCGCCGCGCTGCGCGAGCGCGGCGTCAAGATCGCGATGCCCTGCGCCGTGCGCGGCGTGGAAACCAGCGGCGGCGCGGTGAGCGGCGTCGTGACGGAACACGGGCGGATTCGCTGCGACAGCGTGGTGATCGCGGGCGGCGCGTGGACGCGGCTCTTCGCCGGCAATCTCGGCGTCGACGTGCCGCAATTGATGGTGCGCTCGTCGGTCGTGCGCACCGCGCCGCTGCGCGGCGGCCCGGAAGTGAGCGCGTGCAATCAGTCGGTCGGCTATCGCAAGCGGCTGGACGGCGGTTATTCGATTGCGAACGCGTTTCGCAGCTATAGCGACATCACGCCTGACAGCTTTCGTCTCTTCGGCAAGTTCCTGCCCGCGCTCAAGAGCCAGCTCGGTTCCATCAAGCTCGGTTTCAACGGGCGCTTTTTCGAGGAGTTGCGCCGCCCGCGCCGCTGGCCGCTCGACCGCGAGACGGTCTTCGAGCGCGTGCGCACGCTCGACCCCGCGCCGGTCGAAGCCTTCAACGAAACCGCGCTAGTCGAGTTTCGGTCCATTTTCCCTTCGCTCGCGAATGTGACGGTGGAGCAGTCGTGGGCCGGCTATATCGACGTGACGCCCGATGCGGTGCCCGTCATCTCGGGCGTCGAGCGCGTGCCCGGGCTTTTCATCGGCACCGGGTTCTCGGGGCACGGCTTCGGCATCGGACCGGGCGCGGGCAAGTTGATGGCCGATATCGTCGCGAACGACGCGCCGCTCCTCGATCCGCACGCGTTCCGTCTGTCGCGGTTCTTCGACGGCAGCAAGATCGAGATCGACGGCGGCTTCTGA
- a CDS encoding OsmC family protein has protein sequence MQKTASAKWSGGIKDGKGFISTQTGVLNEAPYGFKSRFEEGPGTNPEELIGAAHAGCFTMALSLQLEQAGMKAESLETKSTVTLEKDGEGFTITSCQLDLKAKIPGADKAAFDKAAQAAKEGCPVSKLFAGNAKITLNAELES, from the coding sequence GTGCAAAAGACTGCATCGGCTAAATGGAGCGGCGGCATCAAGGACGGCAAGGGTTTCATCTCGACGCAAACCGGCGTGCTCAACGAAGCGCCGTATGGATTCAAGTCGCGCTTCGAGGAAGGTCCGGGCACGAACCCGGAAGAACTGATCGGCGCGGCGCACGCCGGCTGTTTCACGATGGCGCTTTCGCTGCAGCTCGAACAGGCGGGCATGAAGGCGGAAAGCCTCGAAACGAAGTCGACGGTCACGCTGGAAAAAGACGGCGAAGGCTTCACGATCACGTCCTGCCAGCTCGACTTGAAGGCGAAGATTCCCGGCGCGGACAAGGCCGCGTTCGACAAGGCCGCTCAGGCGGCGAAAGAAGGCTGCCCGGTGTCGAAACTCTTCGCCGGCAACGCGAAGATCACGCTGAACGCCGAACTCGAGTCGTAA
- a CDS encoding calcium:proton antiporter, whose product MKLKLDWTLVAPILALVVLGAAALIHGAVLTALAAVALAFAVFAAVHHAEVVAHRVGEPFGTLVLAVAVTVIEVALIVSVMLSGGPEKAALPRDTVFAAIMICGNGIVGLCLLMGGLRHHVQDFQLQGASAALAILCALSVLTLVLPNFTSTVVGPALSTSQLIFVGVVSLVLYMMFVFVQTIRHRDYFLPFAPKAATSPDAADDGPHAPPPTKAQAWIALAFLMLSLVAVVGLAKLLSPAVEAGVAAAGAPEAVVGVVIAALVLLPEGFAALRAARLDRLQTSLNLALGSALASIGLTIPAVAVVSIAIGQPIALGLAPKEITMLALTLVVSVITLGTGRSTVLQGVVHLVMFAAFLFLSVVP is encoded by the coding sequence ATGAAACTCAAGCTCGACTGGACCCTCGTTGCGCCGATTCTCGCGCTCGTCGTGCTCGGCGCGGCCGCGCTCATTCACGGCGCCGTGCTGACCGCGCTGGCGGCGGTCGCGCTGGCGTTCGCCGTGTTCGCGGCGGTGCATCACGCCGAGGTGGTCGCGCATCGCGTCGGGGAGCCATTCGGCACGCTGGTGCTCGCGGTGGCGGTGACGGTGATCGAAGTGGCGCTGATCGTCTCCGTGATGCTGTCCGGCGGTCCGGAGAAGGCGGCATTGCCGCGCGATACGGTGTTCGCCGCGATCATGATCTGCGGCAACGGCATCGTCGGGCTGTGCCTGCTGATGGGCGGCCTGCGGCATCACGTGCAGGACTTCCAGCTGCAAGGCGCGAGCGCCGCGCTCGCCATTCTCTGCGCGCTCTCCGTACTGACGCTCGTGCTGCCGAACTTCACGAGCACGGTGGTCGGCCCCGCGCTTTCGACGTCGCAACTCATTTTCGTCGGCGTGGTGTCGCTCGTGCTGTACATGATGTTCGTGTTCGTGCAGACCATCCGCCATCGCGACTACTTTCTGCCTTTCGCGCCGAAGGCCGCTACTTCGCCGGATGCCGCCGACGACGGCCCGCACGCGCCGCCGCCGACGAAGGCGCAAGCGTGGATCGCGCTTGCGTTTCTGATGCTGTCGCTCGTCGCGGTGGTCGGGCTCGCCAAGCTGCTGTCGCCGGCCGTCGAGGCAGGCGTCGCGGCGGCGGGCGCGCCCGAGGCGGTCGTCGGCGTCGTGATCGCCGCGCTCGTGCTGCTTCCCGAAGGCTTTGCTGCGTTGCGCGCCGCGCGGCTCGACCGCTTGCAGACGAGCCTCAACCTTGCCCTCGGCTCGGCGCTCGCCAGCATCGGATTGACGATTCCGGCGGTGGCGGTCGTGTCGATCGCCATTGGCCAGCCGATCGCGCTCGGCCTCGCGCCGAAGGAAATCACGATGCTCGCGCTGACGCTCGTCGTCTCCGTCATCACGCTCGGCACGGGCCGCTCGACGGTGCTGCAAGGCGTCGTGCATCTCGTGATGTTCGCGGCGTTTCTGTTCCTTTCTGTCGTGCCGTGA
- a CDS encoding ABC transporter substrate-binding protein, with translation MSQKKFVSKSASFALRAMLAALAITSFSAHAKDITQIRFAVDPSYPPFESKQPDGKLVGFDIDLGNALCAQMKVKCVWVENNFDGMIPGLKARKFDAVLSDMGVTEERLKQIDFTQPLYDTHAQLVARAGSGILPTPLALKGKRVGVEQGTVQERYAKAKWEPQGVTVVAYGDQEQVEGDLVAGRIDAMFTDAAQAAIGFLKKPQGKPFALVGPIVEDKALIGPGTAIGLRKGDADLQKGLNQAFDAIKKDGTFKRIMAKYFATDVSIQ, from the coding sequence ATGTCGCAGAAGAAGTTCGTCAGCAAGTCCGCATCGTTCGCTCTGCGCGCGATGCTCGCCGCACTCGCCATCACCTCGTTCTCCGCACACGCGAAGGACATCACGCAAATCCGCTTCGCCGTGGATCCGTCGTACCCGCCGTTCGAATCGAAGCAGCCTGACGGCAAGCTCGTCGGGTTCGATATCGATCTCGGCAACGCCTTGTGCGCGCAGATGAAGGTCAAGTGCGTCTGGGTCGAGAATAATTTCGACGGCATGATTCCCGGCCTGAAGGCGCGCAAGTTCGACGCCGTGCTCTCCGACATGGGCGTCACCGAAGAACGCCTGAAGCAGATCGACTTCACCCAGCCGCTTTACGACACGCACGCGCAACTCGTCGCGCGCGCCGGCTCGGGCATTCTGCCGACGCCGCTGGCGCTCAAGGGCAAGCGCGTCGGCGTCGAGCAGGGCACCGTGCAGGAACGCTACGCGAAGGCGAAGTGGGAACCGCAAGGCGTGACGGTCGTCGCGTACGGCGATCAGGAACAGGTCGAAGGCGACCTCGTCGCGGGCCGTATCGACGCCATGTTCACGGATGCGGCGCAGGCGGCCATCGGCTTTCTGAAGAAGCCGCAGGGCAAGCCGTTCGCGCTCGTCGGGCCGATCGTCGAGGACAAGGCGCTCATCGGTCCGGGCACGGCCATCGGCCTGCGCAAGGGCGACGCCGATCTGCAGAAGGGCCTGAATCAGGCGTTCGACGCGATCAAGAAGGACGGCACGTTCAAGCGCATCATGGCGAAGTACTTCGCGACCGACGTTTCCATTCAGTAA
- a CDS encoding succinylglutamate desuccinylase/aspartoacylase family protein, whose translation MQIHDHPLVGAALGTRRAIRSYSFGPADDAVPKVYIQASLHADELPGMVVAWMLKRRFAELEAAGTLNARIVLVPVANPAGLNQHWFGTHMGRFDMQSGHDFNRRFPDPGPALAMQLEGRLTDDAARNADLIRAALRRHFAASEGATELESQRIALLRLACDAHLVIDLHCDWEAVAHLYTTPDAWADIEPLARFIGSEAQLLADVSGGEPFDEACTSAWRFLRDAFGARFPIPTGVTPVTLELRGVRDVSHETAAHDAQAIVDYLTHAGFVAGRAPEPPPLRHPATPLAGCEYLHAPASGVILHRREIGERVRAGETIADILDPLEDRLVPLVAQTEGVLYARHWTRFATTGMLVARIAGNGPARRGELLAK comes from the coding sequence ATGCAGATTCACGATCATCCGCTCGTCGGCGCCGCGCTCGGCACCCGGCGCGCGATCAGGAGCTATTCGTTCGGACCGGCAGACGACGCCGTGCCGAAGGTCTACATTCAGGCATCGCTGCACGCCGACGAGTTGCCCGGCATGGTGGTCGCGTGGATGCTCAAGCGCCGCTTCGCCGAGCTGGAAGCCGCGGGCACGCTCAACGCGCGGATCGTGCTCGTGCCGGTGGCGAATCCCGCCGGGCTGAATCAGCATTGGTTCGGCACGCACATGGGCCGCTTCGACATGCAGTCGGGACACGACTTCAACCGGCGCTTTCCCGATCCCGGCCCGGCGCTGGCGATGCAACTCGAAGGCCGCCTGACCGACGACGCCGCGCGCAACGCAGACCTGATCCGCGCCGCGTTGCGCCGCCATTTCGCCGCGAGCGAAGGCGCGACGGAACTGGAGTCGCAACGCATCGCGCTGTTGCGTCTTGCCTGCGACGCGCATCTCGTCATCGACCTGCATTGCGACTGGGAAGCCGTCGCGCATCTGTACACGACGCCGGATGCGTGGGCCGACATCGAGCCGCTCGCGCGCTTTATCGGCAGCGAGGCGCAGTTGCTGGCGGACGTGTCGGGCGGCGAGCCGTTCGACGAAGCATGCACGTCGGCGTGGCGTTTTTTGCGCGATGCGTTCGGCGCGCGTTTCCCTATTCCGACCGGCGTCACGCCGGTCACGCTCGAACTGCGCGGCGTGCGCGATGTGTCGCACGAGACGGCGGCGCACGACGCGCAAGCGATCGTCGATTATCTGACGCACGCGGGCTTTGTCGCGGGCCGCGCGCCCGAGCCGCCGCCGCTCCGCCATCCCGCGACGCCGCTTGCCGGCTGCGAGTACCTTCACGCGCCGGCATCGGGCGTGATCCTGCATCGGCGCGAAATCGGCGAGCGGGTGCGTGCCGGCGAGACGATCGCCGACATCCTCGATCCGCTCGAAGACCGGCTCGTACCGCTCGTCGCGCAAACGGAAGGCGTGCTATACGCGCGCCACTGGACGCGCTTCGCGACGACGGGAATGCTCGTCGCGCGGATCGCGGGCAATGGACCGGCGCGTCGCGGCGAACTGCTGGCGAAGTGA
- a CDS encoding NCS2 family permease produces the protein MLESPAQQLGDITPVNREQDVQTASGGVLDRYFGISRAGSTPKREVVAGVTTFLAMVYSVFVVPGMLGKAGFDTSAVFVAVCLTTAFGSLLMGVWARLPIAIGCAISLTAFTAFGLVLGKGLSPAIALGAVFLMGVVFTAISVTGVRSWILRNLPTGVAHGTGIGIGLFLLLIASNDVGLIVKNPAPGMPVSLGHITALPVLMSVAGLAAIFGLERRRVPGGILLVVIGLSAIGLVIDPAVRFHGVFALPSLSAPGHASLIGAMDIKGALSMAVLPSVLALVMTAVFDATGTIRAVAGQAGQIDANGRIVNGGRALTADSISSIFSACFGGAPAAAYIESSVGVAAGAKTGLAASVVGALFLAVMFLSPLASLVPSYATAPALMYVGLLMLGNVAKLHMDDTVDTMSGLVCAVFIVLTANIVTGIMLGFCTLVIGRVVAGEIRKLNVGTVAIAAALAVFYLGGWAI, from the coding sequence ATGTTGGAATCCCCCGCCCAGCAGCTTGGCGATATCACGCCCGTCAATCGGGAACAGGATGTTCAGACGGCCAGCGGCGGCGTGCTCGACCGCTACTTCGGCATTTCGCGCGCCGGCAGCACGCCCAAACGCGAAGTCGTGGCCGGCGTCACGACCTTTCTCGCGATGGTCTATTCCGTGTTCGTCGTGCCCGGCATGCTCGGCAAGGCGGGCTTCGATACCAGCGCGGTATTCGTCGCCGTGTGCCTCACCACCGCGTTCGGCTCGCTGCTGATGGGCGTGTGGGCGCGCCTGCCGATCGCCATCGGCTGCGCCATTTCGTTGACGGCGTTCACCGCGTTCGGCCTCGTGCTCGGCAAGGGGCTCTCGCCCGCCATCGCGCTCGGCGCGGTGTTCCTGATGGGTGTCGTGTTCACCGCGATCTCCGTGACTGGCGTGCGCTCCTGGATCTTGCGCAATCTCCCGACGGGCGTCGCGCATGGCACGGGCATCGGCATCGGGCTGTTTCTGCTTCTGATCGCCTCCAACGATGTCGGTCTGATCGTGAAGAATCCCGCGCCGGGCATGCCGGTCTCGCTCGGTCACATCACGGCGCTGCCGGTCTTGATGTCCGTGGCCGGGCTCGCGGCCATCTTCGGTCTGGAGCGCCGGCGCGTGCCGGGCGGCATTTTGCTGGTGGTGATCGGGCTCTCGGCGATCGGCCTCGTGATCGATCCGGCCGTGCGCTTTCATGGCGTGTTCGCGTTGCCGTCGCTGTCCGCGCCGGGTCATGCGTCGCTGATCGGCGCGATGGACATCAAAGGCGCGCTGTCGATGGCCGTGCTGCCGAGCGTGCTCGCCCTCGTGATGACCGCGGTATTCGACGCCACCGGCACGATCCGCGCGGTCGCGGGCCAGGCGGGCCAGATCGACGCGAACGGACGCATCGTGAACGGCGGTCGCGCGCTGACGGCGGATTCCATCAGCTCGATTTTCTCGGCATGTTTCGGCGGCGCGCCGGCGGCGGCGTATATCGAATCGTCGGTCGGCGTGGCGGCGGGCGCGAAAACGGGTCTCGCGGCGAGCGTCGTCGGGGCGCTCTTTCTCGCGGTGATGTTCCTCTCGCCGCTCGCGAGCCTGGTGCCCTCTTACGCGACGGCGCCCGCGCTCATGTACGTCGGCTTGCTGATGCTCGGCAACGTCGCGAAGCTGCACATGGACGACACGGTGGACACGATGTCGGGACTCGTCTGCGCGGTGTTTATCGTGCTGACGGCGAACATCGTGACCGGCATCATGCTCGGCTTCTGCACGCTGGTGATCGGGCGCGTGGTCGCGGGCGAGATCCGCAAGCTGAACGTGGGAACGGTGGCGATCGCAGCGGCGCTCGCGGTGTTCTATCTCGGCGGCTGGGCAATCTGA
- the ggt gene encoding gamma-glutamyltransferase — MPLKQEHRFRSLALTAAAVAAFSVAGFVETSPAYAKTADAQPQVLTASAVAVADKYAADTAEQIFKQGGNAVDAAVAIAFTLAVTYPEAGNIGGGGFMTLYVNHRPYFLDYRERAPISATRNMYLDDKGEVIKGMSLYGHRAVGVPGTVEGMWEAQKRFGKLKWKQVLAPAIQYAQDGFVVDDQLIERRDRASKDFAGKTNFDLYFGGMKAGEVFKQPDLAQTLQRISDKGAKGFYQGKTAELIATSMTGHGLITARDLKEYKAVWRQPVVASWNGYRVITAPPPSSGGVGLVQLLKMKADLKDKFEGVPLDSAQYIHLVAEIEKRVFADRAQYLGDPDFYKVPVAQLIDDDYILKRAQEVNPEAPSDTKSVQPGLGTSMPEKAETTHFSVVDKWGNAVSNTYTINGYFGAGVVAEGTGVVLNDEMDDFSAKPGVANMFGVVGSDANAIAPRKRPLSSMTPTILTKEDQVAMVIGTPGGSRIFTSIFQVLSNVYDFQMPLPEAVGATRFHHQLLPPNTIYQEPFHQLDSEVVKQLEAKGYTFSMQGFNGDIQAIRINGGTPEPMSDPRGRGVSRVIQ; from the coding sequence ATGCCGTTGAAACAGGAACATCGCTTTCGGTCCCTCGCGCTGACAGCCGCGGCCGTCGCCGCATTCAGCGTGGCGGGCTTCGTCGAAACGTCGCCCGCGTATGCGAAGACAGCGGACGCGCAGCCGCAGGTTTTGACGGCCTCGGCCGTCGCCGTCGCAGACAAGTACGCCGCCGACACCGCCGAGCAGATCTTCAAGCAAGGCGGCAACGCAGTCGACGCGGCCGTCGCCATCGCGTTCACGCTCGCGGTCACGTATCCGGAGGCGGGCAACATCGGCGGCGGCGGGTTCATGACGCTTTACGTGAACCATCGGCCCTACTTCCTCGACTACCGCGAGCGCGCGCCGATTTCTGCCACGCGCAACATGTACCTCGACGACAAGGGCGAGGTCATCAAGGGCATGAGCCTGTACGGCCATCGCGCGGTCGGCGTGCCGGGCACGGTGGAAGGCATGTGGGAAGCGCAAAAGCGTTTCGGTAAGCTCAAGTGGAAGCAGGTGCTCGCGCCCGCGATTCAATACGCACAGGACGGTTTCGTCGTCGACGATCAACTGATCGAGCGGCGCGACCGTGCGTCGAAAGACTTCGCCGGCAAGACCAACTTCGACCTCTACTTCGGCGGCATGAAAGCGGGCGAAGTATTCAAGCAGCCGGATCTGGCGCAGACCTTGCAGCGCATCTCGGACAAGGGCGCGAAAGGCTTCTATCAGGGCAAGACCGCTGAACTGATCGCCACGTCGATGACCGGACACGGACTCATCACCGCGCGCGATCTGAAGGAGTACAAGGCGGTCTGGCGGCAGCCCGTGGTGGCGAGCTGGAACGGCTATCGCGTGATCACCGCCCCGCCGCCGAGCTCGGGCGGCGTCGGCCTCGTGCAGTTGCTCAAGATGAAGGCCGACCTGAAGGACAAGTTCGAAGGCGTGCCGCTGGATTCCGCGCAGTACATCCACCTCGTCGCGGAAATCGAGAAGCGCGTGTTCGCCGACCGCGCGCAGTATCTCGGCGATCCGGACTTCTACAAGGTGCCGGTCGCGCAACTGATCGACGACGACTACATCCTGAAGCGCGCGCAGGAAGTGAATCCTGAGGCGCCGTCCGATACCAAGAGCGTGCAGCCGGGGCTCGGCACGTCGATGCCCGAGAAGGCGGAGACGACGCACTTCTCGGTCGTCGACAAGTGGGGCAACGCGGTGTCGAACACGTACACGATCAACGGTTACTTCGGCGCGGGCGTGGTCGCGGAAGGCACGGGCGTCGTGCTGAACGACGAGATGGACGACTTCTCCGCGAAGCCGGGCGTGGCGAACATGTTCGGCGTCGTGGGCAGCGACGCGAACGCCATCGCGCCGCGCAAACGGCCGCTCTCGTCGATGACGCCGACCATTCTCACGAAGGAAGACCAGGTTGCGATGGTGATCGGCACGCCGGGCGGATCGCGCATTTTCACGTCGATCTTCCAGGTGTTGTCGAACGTGTACGACTTCCAGATGCCGTTGCCGGAAGCCGTCGGCGCGACGCGCTTTCACCATCAGCTGCTGCCGCCCAACACGATCTATCAGGAGCCATTCCATCAGCTCGATTCCGAGGTCGTGAAGCAACTCGAGGCGAAGGGCTACACCTTCTCGATGCAGGGCTTCAACGGCGATATTCAGGCAATCCGTATCAACGGCGGAACGCCTGAGCCGATGTCCGATCCGCGCGGGCGCGGCGTGTCGCGCGTCATTCAGTAA
- a CDS encoding SDR family NAD(P)-dependent oxidoreductase produces the protein MHDLKGKSILITGASTGIGAAAARAFGRYGANVAVHYNSSKDQAEEVAKDVRALGVSAITVGGDVRDSKAIEAVVAQTVDAFGKIDVLINNAGSLVKREPLESATDELFDDIININARSVVSFTRAALPSLRSGGGGSIINVTSVAARNGGGPGALLYAASKGFVSTITKGMAKEFAADRIRVNAVAPGVIGTPFHDRFSTPEQLEGFRKSIPMGYIGEADDCSGAFLYLASEAMSRYVTGQIIDVNGGQLMP, from the coding sequence ATGCACGATCTGAAAGGCAAGTCGATTCTCATCACGGGCGCGAGCACGGGCATCGGCGCGGCGGCGGCCCGCGCGTTCGGGCGTTACGGCGCGAATGTCGCGGTGCATTACAACAGTTCGAAGGACCAGGCCGAGGAAGTCGCGAAAGACGTGCGCGCGCTCGGCGTGAGCGCGATCACGGTCGGCGGTGACGTGCGCGATTCGAAGGCGATCGAGGCCGTTGTCGCGCAAACGGTCGATGCGTTCGGCAAAATCGACGTGCTCATCAACAACGCGGGCAGCCTCGTGAAGCGCGAGCCGCTCGAAAGCGCGACCGACGAACTCTTCGACGACATCATCAACATCAATGCGCGCTCGGTCGTCTCGTTCACGCGGGCGGCGCTGCCTTCGCTGCGCTCGGGCGGCGGCGGTTCGATCATCAACGTGACGTCGGTGGCCGCGCGCAACGGCGGCGGGCCGGGCGCGCTGCTGTACGCGGCGTCGAAAGGCTTCGTCAGCACCATCACGAAGGGCATGGCGAAGGAATTCGCCGCCGACCGCATTCGCGTGAACGCCGTCGCGCCGGGCGTGATCGGCACGCCGTTTCACGACCGCTTCTCGACGCCCGAGCAACTCGAAGGCTTCCGCAAGTCGATCCCGATGGGCTATATCGGCGAGGCGGACGATTGCAGCGGCGCGTTCCTCTATCTCGCGTCGGAGGCGATGTCGCGCTACGTGACCGGTCAGATCATCGACGTCAACGGCGGCCAGTTGATGCCGTGA
- a CDS encoding VOC family protein — MSAPVDPIPEGRHGVIPYIAVAGGVAAIDFYKKAFGATEVFSMQEPGGRVGHAELLIGGNPFYLSDEFPEMDVRGPLAVGGTPVMLHLYVEDVDAVVQRAVDEGATVLRAVEDQFYGDRGGKLRDPFGHVWWIATHKEDVSPEELRARAERLFGGA; from the coding sequence ATGAGTGCACCAGTCGATCCCATTCCCGAAGGCCGTCATGGCGTGATTCCGTATATTGCGGTGGCGGGCGGCGTCGCGGCCATCGACTTCTACAAGAAAGCGTTCGGCGCGACCGAAGTCTTCAGCATGCAGGAGCCGGGCGGGCGCGTCGGGCATGCGGAGCTGCTGATCGGCGGCAATCCGTTTTATCTGAGCGACGAATTCCCCGAGATGGACGTGAGAGGCCCGCTCGCGGTCGGCGGAACGCCGGTGATGCTGCATCTGTACGTGGAAGACGTCGATGCCGTGGTGCAGCGCGCCGTCGACGAGGGCGCGACCGTTCTGCGGGCGGTCGAAGACCAGTTCTACGGCGACCGCGGCGGCAAGCTGCGCGATCCGTTCGGCCATGTGTGGTGGATCGCGACGCACAAGGAAGACGTATCGCCCGAGGAATTGCGCGCTCGCGCGGAGCGCCTCTTCGGCGGAGCCTGA